GAATCTGATGGGCGTTCCGCTCCAGGATGAGAAGTTCACAGCCTTCGGGCATGATCTGCTCAACATGGATCATAATGCCTTCGGTATCCGGTATTACTTGCCGACGGGTTCATTTGTCAACAATGACATCATGTTTATTCCGGGTGCAGGGTTTGATGATGGAACAGCTTACTCACTCAAAACGTATGAGCCTGTAACGGATTTGGAACCTTATCGTGCCGACTATGAACATGTGCTCAGCCTGATGAAACTGTCGGATGAGTATGTGAAGTTGTTACCGAAACGTGCGCCATAACTGATTTTTCTGCAATAGGTTAGATCTCAACGCTAGATCCAAACGTCACCAGTTCAAAAGCTGGTGGCGTTTTTTGCATGTTTCTTGCACAAGTGTGGTAATAAAGAGGATAACTAAAGTTTGAAACTGTAATAATTAATGTTACAATGGAACAAGCAAGAATGAAGTGAGCAATAGCGTGTAACATCCGCAAGAACTCATATTCACAGAGATCAAGAACCTAACAGATGAGAGGATTGAATATATATGAAACTGAGTGTACTCGAACACGGACATATCAATGAAGGACGGAGTGTGCAGGATACGTTGCAGGAAACGGTGAAACTCGCGCAGCATGCGGATCAATTGGGATACTCCCGCTTCTGGATGTCGGAGCATCACGGTAGTGGTGCGCTGTCTTTTTCTAGTCCTGAAGTTATGATTGCACATGTGGCTGCACATACGGATCACATTCGGGTAGGTTCCGGTGGAGTCATGTTACCTCATTATAGTGCCTATAAGGTTGCAGAGAATTTCCGTCTGCTGGAAGCTCTGCATCCGGGGCGGATTGACCTTGGGATTGGCAGAGCACCAGGCGGAATGCCAATTGCCAGCAGAGCGCTGAACGAAGGCAAATCATCGAATGTACAATTCTTCCCACAGCAGATTGCGGATCTGGGCGGATACTTCCACGAGCAATTGCCTGAGGATCATCGGTTTGCATCACTGGTAGCCGGACCATCGGTTCCAACGGTACCCGAAGTGTGGTTGCTGGGTTCCAGCTCCGAAGGTGCCAGAATTGCAGCTGCGCAAGGGACATCGTATGCGTTTGCCCAATTCTTCGGGACACCAGGCGGCGAAGAAGCAATGAAACATTACCGTAGACATTTTAAGTCGTCCATCCTGAATGACAAACCACATTCCATGATTGCTGTCTCGGCATTCTGTGCAGAGACAGAAGAAGAAGCGGCTGAACTGGCGCGCAGCAATGAACTTTTCTTCCTGCGCCTCGGACGAGGTCTTGAACAAAGTTCCTTCCCATCCCTGGAGACGGTGAACAACTATCCATTCACAGCGATGGAGATGGAACAGATCCGTCAACGTCGTTCTTTTTCCATCGTGGGAACACCGGATCAGGTGAAAGACAAAATTACCGCTATGGCTGAACATCATGAAGCAGATGAAGTCATTATTGCATCAGCGGTCCATTCGTTTGAAGCACGTCTGCGCTCATTCGGCTTGATTGCAGAAGCCTTTGGACTCAAGCAGGACTAATGGTGAGCAAGCGGGAATAACTACTCTGAACAGACTGGAATCTTGCTCATGCAAGGTTCCGGTTATACTCTTGCGTGATCAGGGAGAGGAGAGGGATTCACATGCGCAGATGTGTCATTAGTGATATTCATGGCTGTTACGATGAATTTAATGCACTGCTTAAGCTTGCAGATTATAATCCGCAGCAGGATGAATTGATTTTACTCGGTGATTATGTGGATCGAGGTCCAAGCAGCAAACAAGTCATCGAACAGATTATGCAGCTTCAGCAACAGCACCATATTATTGTGATCAAAGGCAATCACGATGTCATGATGGTGAAGGCGCTTACCCAGGATGTTGAGCAATATGATCAACACTGGATTCGTAATGGCGGACTACAGACGATGGCAAGCTATCTGGATCAGGAGATTACTTATGATGAGCAGCAGATAGATTGGGAAGCTTATACTGAAGCCAAAAAGTGGATACGTACACACTATGAACACCATCTTCGTTTTCTGGAACAGCTTCCGCTGGTGTACGAAATTCCGGGTTATATTTTTGTGCATGCAGGGATCAACCCGGATATCGAGGATTGGAGAAACCAGTCCGAGCGGGACTTTATTTGGATTCGTGAATCATTCTATTCCAGACCAACGACGATTAGAGAGACGGTCGTATTTGGACACACACCCGTGAAGCATTTGCATGATGAAACAGGCATTTGGTTTGACCCGAGCGGAGACAAAATTGGCATTGACGGTGGTTGTGCCTACGGAGCGCAATTGAACCTGCTGGAGATTAGCGAGGATGGCAGTCTACAGACCTTTTTTGTACGGCAAGGCCAGAGCGCGGAAGAGCCTGAGATTTAATGTTTTCGTTGCGTATCAGGGATTCGTATGCTAATTTATAAGGTTGTACGATGGAATAAATAGGATACATATCATATCGACTTGAGGGGAATGAAGCAAGTTTGGCTATCTATAATCTGGATCAACTGCAACATCACATTTTACTCTGTAATGGTGGAACTTGTATGCGTAACGATGGGGAAGAAGTAACTCAGGCGGTACGGGACGAGATTGTTAAGCAGCAGGCGGGAGGATTCATCCATACGACTCGTACCAAATGTAATGGTCAGTGTGACGATGCATGCGTGACGATTGTGTATCCGCAGGGTGACTGGTATGGCCAAATGACACCGGATTCAGGCAGAGCGCTGGTACAGGCCTTGTGTGAGGGCGAGAAATTGGAGAAACACCTGATTGCTAATGTGGCCAAGACCTCTGTAAATTAGAATTACAGAGAGGGTATTGTTTTTTTCTAAGATGACTTACCTGAGAATGATTTGCAATCAATTTGCTGTAACGGGATTGGAATTAAGCCTTATTAGCGCTATAATCAGTAGGGTATGTTTAAAATATGACATGTATTATTCTAAATGAGAACTGACGGAGGGCTATAAATATGGAGAAAGCGTTAATCTTCGGTCACAAAAATCCCGACACGGATACGATCTGTTCGGCAATCGCCTATGCGGATCTGAAAACAAAATTGGGTCAGGACGTTGAAGCTGTTCGTCTTGGCGAAGTCAATGGTGAAACCCAGTTTGCACTGGATCAATTCAAAATTGCAGCACCACGTCTGATTAAAACAGCTGCAAATGAAGTAAACAAGGTTATTCTGGTTGACCACAACGAGCGTCAGCAAAGTGTAAGCGATATTGAGGAAGTGACAGTCGTTGAAGTTATCGACCATCACCGTATTGCTAACTTTGAGACAAGCGGACCTCTGTATTTCCGTGCAGAGCCTGTAGGTTGTACAGCAACCATTTTGAATAAAATGTACAAAGAAAATGGCATCGAAGTGAGTGCGCCAATTGCTGGCCTGATGCTGTCTGCCATTATCTCCGATTCCCTGTTGTTCAAATCCCCGACTTGCACAGAGCAGGACGTTGCCGCTGCACGTGAA
The window above is part of the Paenibacillus sp. 1781tsa1 genome. Proteins encoded here:
- a CDS encoding LLM class flavin-dependent oxidoreductase; amino-acid sequence: MKLSVLEHGHINEGRSVQDTLQETVKLAQHADQLGYSRFWMSEHHGSGALSFSSPEVMIAHVAAHTDHIRVGSGGVMLPHYSAYKVAENFRLLEALHPGRIDLGIGRAPGGMPIASRALNEGKSSNVQFFPQQIADLGGYFHEQLPEDHRFASLVAGPSVPTVPEVWLLGSSSEGARIAAAQGTSYAFAQFFGTPGGEEAMKHYRRHFKSSILNDKPHSMIAVSAFCAETEEEAAELARSNELFFLRLGRGLEQSSFPSLETVNNYPFTAMEMEQIRQRRSFSIVGTPDQVKDKITAMAEHHEADEVIIASAVHSFEARLRSFGLIAEAFGLKQD
- a CDS encoding metallophosphoesterase family protein, which codes for MRRCVISDIHGCYDEFNALLKLADYNPQQDELILLGDYVDRGPSSKQVIEQIMQLQQQHHIIVIKGNHDVMMVKALTQDVEQYDQHWIRNGGLQTMASYLDQEITYDEQQIDWEAYTEAKKWIRTHYEHHLRFLEQLPLVYEIPGYIFVHAGINPDIEDWRNQSERDFIWIRESFYSRPTTIRETVVFGHTPVKHLHDETGIWFDPSGDKIGIDGGCAYGAQLNLLEISEDGSLQTFFVRQGQSAEEPEI
- a CDS encoding ferredoxin, which translates into the protein MAIYNLDQLQHHILLCNGGTCMRNDGEEVTQAVRDEIVKQQAGGFIHTTRTKCNGQCDDACVTIVYPQGDWYGQMTPDSGRALVQALCEGEKLEKHLIANVAKTSVN
- a CDS encoding manganese-dependent inorganic pyrophosphatase; translation: MEKALIFGHKNPDTDTICSAIAYADLKTKLGQDVEAVRLGEVNGETQFALDQFKIAAPRLIKTAANEVNKVILVDHNERQQSVSDIEEVTVVEVIDHHRIANFETSGPLYFRAEPVGCTATILNKMYKENGIEVSAPIAGLMLSAIISDSLLFKSPTCTEQDVAAARELAVIAGVDADSYGLDMLKAGADLSQKTIAELISLDAKEFVMGQSKVEIAQVNAVDVNDVLVKQPELEAAIEAIISSKGLDLFVFVVTDILNNDSVALAYGASTKAVEKAYNVTLSDSRALLKGVVSRKSQIVPVLTEAFNTL